The stretch of DNA AGAAATTGGAGCTTGTTGGACCGAGTCCCCCTGTTGAAGGGACGGAGTAAACCGGTAAGTAATCGGCACAGTGGAGCCCGTGTCTTCTATGCCGGAGAGGAGGATTTTGGAAGCCTCCATCCCTATTTCATACGCGGGTTGGCGGATCGTCGTAATTGCTGGATTATAGATCGTCGCGAATTCCGCATCGTCGATCCCGATAACCGATAAATCACGCGGGATGGATAAGGAATGTTTATTCGCATATTTCAGCATTTCGGCGAGCGCAATATCGTTGGCCGCAAGGAGGGCAGTCGGAGGCTGCGGCAGAGACAGCAGATGCTCAAGCGCCCCCGCCATCTCTTCCCTGGATGCGCTGCACACATAATCCTCCCTCCACTCATGCCCCGCTTCCTGGACCGCCTTCCTGTAGCCGCTGATCCGTTCCTTGCGCGGTGTAATCGCATAGCGGCCGACCGGCAGCGTCAGCAGCGCGATCCGCTCATGCCCATACCGGATAAATTCTTTGAAGGCCGTCTTGACCGCCATTTCATTGTCCAGCAGCAGGCTCTGCGTCGCAATGCCTTCAACGAGCCGGTCCAGAAATACCAGCGGATATTTTTTTTCGAGCAAAAGATGGTAGAGGGAAGGATCATCACCTGTGGGAAAAATAATCAACCCGTCGACCTGCCGGGCCATCAGCGTTTCGATATATTTCGCTTCCTTCTCCGGATTCTCGTCCGCGTTGCAGATAATCACCTGATTGCCGCTGAGCTGAAGCTCGTTCTCAATTGCGCGGATACATTGGATGGACAAAGAATAATTAATATCCCCCACAATGACGCCGACCGTGTTCGTCCGGTTCCGCTTCAGGCTGCGCGCCAGGCCGTTCGGCTGGTAATTCAGTTCGTCGATCACTTTGGCGATCCGCTTCCTCGTCGCCTCGCTCATATACTTATAGCGCTTGTTCAAATATTGCGAGACCGTGCTTTTCGACACGCCCGCCTTTTGCGCCACATCTTCGATTGTCAGTTTTTTCATTTTTTTCGCTCCAAGCTTCTACTAAATAAATCACACTTTGTTAAAAAGTATAGCTGTTTTTTAGTAAATTTACTATATTACCATTCTCCTATGCAACCCGTGCTGACCTGAGACGATTCGAGGGTTCACGATTGCCCCGGATCGATCCCAGCTTTAAGCTTGTGCCTAACCTGAATTTCCCCATCCCGTATACGCATTTGAATCTCCCCATGCTGATCGGTTCTGTATACAAGCATACCACCGTCAATGAAACGTTCCAGCACCTCGCCGCTTGGATGACCGTACAGATTATGGGCGCCTACTGAAATTACTGAGACGGATGGCTTCCAGTACTCCAGCCAAGCTGCGCTGTTCGAGCTTTTGCTGCCGTGGTGAGCGGCTTTCAGCACGTCGACGGCGGATGCGCCGCCGATTCCCTCCGATTGGTTGGCCGCCGTTATGCTCTCCTCGGTCTTACTGTCTATATCCCCTGTAAACAAGAAACTCCTCCCGCTCATGTCCAGACGAAATACGACGGATGCCGGATTCTGTTCTTCCAGAACCGGAATTTCTTCTCCGTCCTGCTTTATTGGTACGGGCCATAAAAAGGACAGTTTCGAAGAATCGTTCGGCGATAGAGCCATTCCCCTATGAACGCCATACAGCCTGACGCCGCGCTCCAATGCCGTCTTCATCAGTTTGATATACTCTTCCCGCTGCGCAAGCGTTCCGTTGAACAGCAGCGCCGAGACCGGGATTTCCTCCAGCACGGCCTGAAGGCCGCCTGCATGGTCTTGATCCCCATGCGTCAGAATAACCGCATCCAGCCGGTGAATGCCGCGCTTTTTGAGCAGAGGGACAAGCGTCTTGGCTCCGACTTCATAGGGACTGCGGCGGATGCGCCATTCTTCCCTTTTTCCAAAGCTCACCGTCCCTCCGCCGTCTACCAGAATATGGGCGCCTCCCGGAGTGGTAATCAATATGCTGTCGCCCTGCCCTACATCAAGAAAGTTGACGGAGCCTTCGGGCGACAGCCGCTCCGGGCGGTATCCCATATATAGCAGCAATGCAAGACCCCCGGCCAGCGCCGCGGCGGCGATCCGGCAGCGAGTCAGCGTTCTCATACGCTGATGATCGCCAGGAAGCGCAGCGGCGGAATGACGCG from Paenibacillus sophorae encodes:
- a CDS encoding LacI family DNA-binding transcriptional regulator, whose protein sequence is MKKLTIEDVAQKAGVSKSTVSQYLNKRYKYMSEATRKRIAKVIDELNYQPNGLARSLKRNRTNTVGVIVGDINYSLSIQCIRAIENELQLSGNQVIICNADENPEKEAKYIETLMARQVDGLIIFPTGDDPSLYHLLLEKKYPLVFLDRLVEGIATQSLLLDNEMAVKTAFKEFIRYGHERIALLTLPVGRYAITPRKERISGYRKAVQEAGHEWREDYVCSASREEMAGALEHLLSLPQPPTALLAANDIALAEMLKYANKHSLSIPRDLSVIGIDDAEFATIYNPAITTIRQPAYEIGMEASKILLSGIEDTGSTVPITYRFTPSLQQGDSVQQAPISK